The following coding sequences are from one Prochlorococcus sp. MIT 1314 window:
- the bcp gene encoding thioredoxin-dependent thiol peroxidase, which yields MALKVGDKAPEFKLKDSYENEVSLSDFQGKRIILYFYPKDNTPGCTKEACNFKENWDLLQKNNIIVLGISKDNAVSHQKFIEKFNLPFILLTDSEPFKVSTDYDSYGLKKFMGKEYMGMMRNTFLIDTDGKIEKIYLKVKAAIMADHIIADLGLK from the coding sequence ATGGCTCTTAAGGTTGGTGACAAAGCACCAGAATTTAAATTAAAAGATTCTTACGAGAACGAAGTATCTCTCAGTGATTTTCAAGGTAAAAGAATAATACTATATTTTTATCCAAAAGATAATACTCCAGGATGTACTAAGGAGGCTTGCAATTTTAAAGAAAACTGGGATTTGCTCCAGAAAAATAACATAATTGTGCTTGGTATTAGTAAAGATAATGCTGTTTCTCATCAGAAGTTTATAGAAAAATTTAACTTACCTTTTATTCTTTTAACTGATTCTGAACCTTTTAAAGTTTCTACTGATTACGATAGCTATGGGCTTAAGAAATTTATGGGAAAAGAATATATGGGAATGATGAGAAATACATTTTTGATTGATACTGATGGTAAAATCGAAAAAATTTACTTAAAGGTAAAAGCCGCAATAATGGCTGATCATATAATCGCAGACCTAGGCTTAAAGTAA
- a CDS encoding replication-associated recombination protein A, giving the protein MHSESLFTNYSQIENNAPLADKLRPKNLEDFFGQQPILNENSLLRSAILNDKISNFIFSGPPGVGKTTLIEIISFNTRSKLIKLNAVLSSVKELRNEIANAKDRLINSKRKTILFIDEVHRFTSVQQDALLPSIENGTITFIGATTENPFFAVNKALVSRSRIFTLLPLAENDLQKIIQKVITHYSKQKNSKKVYLTQDAISHLINFSGGDARTLINALEMAIETTSENDTKEININLSIAEDALQKKNIVYDKNGQNHYDVISAFIKSIRGSDPDATLFWLANMLEAGEDPNFIFRRLLISASEDIGIADPNAIVVVQSCCDAFDRVGFPEGLYFLTQASLYLAISPKSNSTKSIFKAIETIKSTNAFDVPLHLKNNSNSYVNPHNYPGNWFGQEYLPKSLRGLKIWEPNNNGWEKSKYDELRKRKEN; this is encoded by the coding sequence ATGCATTCAGAAAGTTTATTTACTAATTATTCTCAAATAGAAAACAATGCACCTTTGGCAGATAAATTAAGACCAAAGAATTTGGAAGATTTTTTTGGTCAACAACCAATCCTGAATGAGAATTCGCTTTTAAGAAGTGCAATATTAAACGATAAGATTAGTAATTTTATTTTTTCTGGCCCTCCGGGAGTTGGAAAAACTACTCTCATTGAAATTATTTCTTTTAATACGCGGTCAAAATTAATTAAGTTAAATGCAGTATTATCAAGTGTTAAAGAATTAAGAAATGAAATCGCTAATGCAAAAGATAGATTAATAAATTCAAAAAGAAAAACAATTTTATTTATCGATGAGGTTCATAGATTTACATCAGTTCAGCAAGATGCTTTATTACCTTCAATAGAAAATGGAACTATAACTTTTATTGGTGCTACAACTGAAAACCCTTTTTTTGCTGTTAATAAAGCTCTTGTTAGCAGGTCTCGTATTTTTACATTACTGCCTTTGGCAGAAAATGATTTGCAGAAAATAATACAAAAAGTCATTACTCACTATTCAAAACAAAAAAATTCAAAAAAGGTTTATTTAACTCAAGATGCTATAAGTCATTTAATTAACTTTTCTGGTGGAGACGCAAGGACATTAATCAATGCTCTAGAGATGGCCATAGAAACAACTTCTGAAAATGATACGAAAGAAATTAATATTAATCTTTCAATAGCAGAGGATGCACTACAAAAGAAAAATATTGTTTACGATAAAAATGGTCAAAATCATTACGATGTAATAAGTGCCTTTATTAAGTCCATAAGAGGTTCTGATCCAGATGCAACTTTATTCTGGCTTGCGAATATGCTGGAGGCTGGTGAAGATCCTAATTTTATTTTTAGAAGACTACTTATATCTGCCAGTGAAGATATTGGAATAGCTGATCCTAATGCCATAGTAGTTGTACAATCCTGTTGTGATGCTTTTGATAGAGTTGGTTTTCCAGAAGGGTTATATTTTTTAACGCAGGCTTCTTTATATTTAGCTATTTCTCCAAAAAGTAATAGTACGAAAAGTATTTTTAAAGCAATTGAAACAATCAAATCCACCAATGCTTTTGATGTTCCACTTCATTTAAAAAATAATTCTAATAGTTATGTCAATCCTCATAATTATCCAGGAAATTGGTTCGGACAAGAATATCTTCCTAAATCTTTAAGAGGTTTAAAAATATGGGAACCAAATAATAATGGATGGGAGAAAAGTAAATATGACGAATTACGCAAAAGAAAAGAAAACTAA
- a CDS encoding potassium transporter TrkG, which produces MKFTNIVYQLKDAYRKLSVPQFTIVTGLCIIFFGTLILSSPLCSSSKVGLWEAFFTSTSAITVTGLSIIDIGVDLNFFGQVFLAFLLLSGGLGLMAITTFLQGFVVKGTKLRTRLDKGKTLDEFGVGGIGRTFQSIAITATCIISFGATILYSFGFVDIQNNWERLWSSIFHSISAYNNAGFSLWSNSLQDYRTNFLVNSVFVFLIVMGGLGWRVIDDIWSNKKNLSYKKLSLHSRLVIRTSLSLILFGSLGFFITESLLNSQFFNDLNLFERLISSIFETVSARTAGFTNYPISLNSISDTGLLLLMTLMFIGASTGGTGGGIKTTTFIALMAATRSTLRGQKDVIISNRLISDKVILKAVGITVGSLLFVLLMAMLLSTTNTFVKKESFTFLEILFTCISAFATVGFDIGLTAKLNHFGQFILIIGMFVGRLGILLLLSALWQALYKSRIDRQKRIGYPRADLYV; this is translated from the coding sequence GTGAAATTCACAAATATTGTTTATCAGTTAAAAGATGCTTACAGAAAACTATCTGTACCTCAATTTACTATTGTTACGGGGTTATGTATTATTTTTTTTGGAACTTTAATTTTGAGTTCCCCTTTATGTTCATCTTCAAAGGTTGGTTTGTGGGAAGCATTTTTTACATCTACTTCTGCTATAACCGTTACTGGCTTAAGCATAATAGATATTGGTGTTGATTTAAATTTCTTTGGTCAAGTTTTCTTGGCTTTTTTGCTTTTATCAGGTGGTCTAGGATTAATGGCTATTACGACATTTTTACAAGGTTTTGTTGTAAAGGGGACAAAGCTTAGAACTAGGTTAGACAAAGGAAAGACTCTAGATGAATTTGGTGTTGGAGGAATTGGTCGAACTTTTCAAAGCATTGCTATTACTGCAACTTGTATCATATCTTTTGGGGCAACTATTTTATATTCTTTTGGATTTGTAGATATTCAAAATAATTGGGAAAGACTTTGGTCCTCCATTTTTCACAGCATCTCTGCATATAACAATGCAGGTTTTTCTTTATGGTCAAATAGTCTCCAAGACTATAGAACAAATTTTTTGGTTAATAGTGTGTTTGTTTTTCTCATTGTGATGGGTGGACTGGGATGGCGGGTTATTGATGATATTTGGAGTAATAAAAAAAATCTTTCATATAAAAAATTGAGCCTTCATTCTAGACTAGTTATTAGGACAAGTTTGTCTCTAATATTATTCGGGTCATTAGGATTCTTTATAACTGAATCATTGCTAAATAGTCAATTTTTCAATGATTTGAATTTGTTTGAAAGGTTAATATCATCAATCTTTGAAACAGTGAGTGCAAGAACTGCTGGCTTTACAAATTACCCGATCTCCTTGAACTCTATCTCAGATACAGGGCTCTTGTTATTAATGACGCTAATGTTTATTGGAGCAAGTACAGGAGGTACTGGAGGAGGAATAAAAACGACTACATTTATTGCTTTAATGGCCGCAACTAGATCAACTTTAAGAGGTCAGAAAGATGTAATTATTAGCAATAGATTAATTTCAGATAAGGTTATTTTAAAGGCAGTTGGAATCACAGTAGGATCATTGCTTTTCGTTCTTTTAATGGCAATGCTGCTAAGTACAACTAATACTTTTGTTAAGAAAGAATCTTTCACATTCCTAGAAATTCTGTTCACTTGCATATCTGCATTTGCAACAGTTGGCTTTGATATTGGATTAACTGCAAAATTAAATCATTTTGGGCAATTTATTCTTATTATCGGTATGTTTGTGGGCAGACTTGGTATTCTTTTGCTATTGAGTGCACTTTGGCAGGCTCTTTATAAGAGTAGAATAGATAGACAAAAGAGGATTGGCTATCCTAGGGCTGATCTTTATGTATAG
- a CDS encoding type III pantothenate kinase, which produces MVSDTNFLLVGNSRLHWAKYSHNQYKFFHTQKEYKIPENLDLHQLIWASVGKLPNFLLKEENEIKTKDIKLSNLPDYFGVDRALACLAALKIIENPLKKDLLIADFGTILSITKLNSNGSIIGGQLIPGFLTQLKSMEQNTKNLKIPKNYNIPTKDFLINTEEAILKGVFNSLTGVINSSFNPLTDILITCGGDSQFLTKYLKTKKKNIINVPNLVMEGLIIHHLSLKKLL; this is translated from the coding sequence ATGGTCTCAGATACAAATTTTTTATTAGTTGGCAATAGTAGGCTTCATTGGGCTAAGTATTCTCATAATCAATATAAATTCTTCCATACCCAAAAAGAGTATAAAATTCCAGAAAATTTAGATCTTCATCAGTTAATTTGGGCCTCTGTAGGAAAATTACCTAATTTCTTGCTGAAAGAAGAAAATGAAATAAAAACTAAAGATATTAAGTTATCAAATCTCCCTGATTATTTTGGAGTTGATAGAGCTCTTGCCTGTCTTGCAGCTTTAAAAATTATTGAAAACCCTTTAAAAAAAGATTTGCTAATTGCAGACTTTGGAACAATATTATCAATAACAAAACTAAATTCAAATGGATCTATCATAGGTGGTCAATTAATTCCAGGCTTTCTAACACAATTAAAATCAATGGAACAAAATACAAAAAATCTCAAAATTCCCAAAAATTATAATATTCCAACAAAAGATTTTTTAATTAATACAGAAGAAGCAATTTTAAAAGGAGTTTTCAACTCGCTTACAGGAGTTATTAATAGTTCATTTAACCCACTCACGGATATCTTGATAACCTGTGGAGGAGACTCACAATTTCTCACAAAATATTTAAAAACTAAGAAAAAAAATATTATCAATGTTCCCAATTTAGTTATGGAAGGACTAATTATTCACCACCTATCTCTCAAAAAGTTACTTTAA
- a CDS encoding NAD(P)/FAD-dependent oxidoreductase: MKSIQKPIVIVGAGFAGMTVALNLKNLNPSLPIVVVDSASNFIFKPLMYEVLSKEISIWEATPKFANIFSDAGITFLKNCLTKISFKDNILEFSDELKLSYQYLVICTGSIPNSFLIKGVGENCYFFNDLNDLNKLKSVLKKSQKTSYHKKLFIVGGGPSGIELACKIKDIFKDQFEINVIEKSNEILNRNKIFNREQAERALEKRKINVLLNSTVKEVSESKISISSEGGITSLDKDIVIWNAGVTANLSYLETDEIKRKYGRILVNKNLQIENQNNCFAIGDISIIEGMEDLPLTAQVAMQEGKHLAKNLELLFQEKDPLPFEFQDNGEMISLGIGEASIAAIGITLSGKLAFEARRLIYASKLPDINESLKSASSWIFQKKSIFKKFLKKNNFN, translated from the coding sequence ATGAAATCAATACAAAAACCAATAGTAATAGTTGGGGCAGGTTTTGCAGGTATGACAGTTGCTTTGAATTTAAAGAATCTTAATCCTTCCTTACCGATTGTTGTAGTGGATTCTGCATCCAACTTTATATTTAAACCTTTAATGTATGAAGTTTTAAGTAAAGAAATAAGTATTTGGGAAGCCACACCAAAATTTGCTAATATTTTTTCTGATGCAGGTATAACTTTTTTAAAAAATTGTTTAACAAAAATTTCCTTCAAAGATAATATTCTTGAATTTAGTGACGAATTAAAATTAAGTTATCAATATCTTGTGATTTGTACAGGATCTATTCCAAATAGTTTTTTAATAAAAGGTGTAGGTGAAAATTGTTATTTTTTTAATGATCTTAATGATCTCAATAAATTAAAATCTGTTTTAAAAAAATCACAAAAAACTTCCTATCATAAAAAGTTATTCATAGTTGGGGGTGGTCCCTCTGGCATTGAGTTGGCATGCAAAATTAAAGATATATTTAAAGACCAATTTGAGATAAATGTGATAGAAAAATCAAATGAAATTCTTAATAGAAACAAAATTTTTAATAGAGAACAAGCAGAGAGAGCATTAGAAAAAAGAAAAATTAATGTTCTTTTGAATTCCACAGTTAAAGAAGTCTCAGAAAGCAAAATTAGTATTTCTAGTGAGGGTGGAATAACTTCTTTGGATAAAGACATTGTTATTTGGAATGCAGGTGTTACGGCTAATTTGTCTTATTTGGAAACTGATGAAATAAAAAGAAAATATGGAAGAATTTTAGTTAATAAAAATTTGCAAATAGAAAATCAGAACAACTGTTTTGCTATTGGAGATATTTCAATCATTGAAGGGATGGAGGATTTACCCTTAACAGCTCAGGTTGCTATGCAGGAAGGAAAACATCTCGCTAAAAATCTGGAACTATTATTTCAAGAAAAAGATCCTTTGCCATTTGAATTTCAAGACAATGGTGAAATGATTAGTTTAGGCATAGGGGAGGCTTCAATTGCCGCAATTGGAATTACTTTGTCGGGGAAATTAGCTTTTGAGGCAAGAAGACTAATATATGCCTCCAAGTTGCCTGATATTAATGAAAGCTTAAAATCTGCATCCTCATGGATATTCCAAAAGAAATCTATTTTTAAGAAATTTTTAAAGAAAAATAATTTTAATTAA
- a CDS encoding TrkA family potassium uptake protein gives MADWWQWSQNREKEALTFAVVGVGRFGTAVCRELISNGADVLAADYSEKAIDDLRQLEPSIEARVVDCTDEESMKESGILEMNTVVVGISEPIEASITTTLIAKDSEGSKVKRVIARATSDLHEKMLKRVGADKVVFPSRMQGERLGLELVRPNLIERLELDNQTGIDEITVPEEFIGRSLRDLNLRKNYLVNVLAAGPAEELTVNPPAKYILERGNILVVMGKTADLQKLPQN, from the coding sequence ATGGCTGATTGGTGGCAGTGGTCTCAAAATAGAGAAAAAGAAGCTCTAACTTTTGCAGTCGTTGGTGTTGGCAGATTTGGAACAGCTGTTTGTAGAGAACTTATAAGTAACGGTGCAGATGTTTTGGCTGCAGATTATTCGGAAAAAGCTATTGATGATTTGAGACAATTGGAACCGTCGATAGAAGCTAGAGTTGTAGATTGTACTGATGAAGAGTCTATGAAAGAATCTGGAATTCTTGAAATGAATACTGTTGTAGTAGGTATAAGTGAACCTATTGAAGCTAGTATAACTACAACACTTATTGCTAAGGATAGTGAAGGTAGCAAAGTGAAAAGAGTAATAGCTAGAGCTACGAGTGACCTTCACGAGAAAATGTTAAAAAGGGTAGGTGCAGATAAAGTTGTCTTCCCTTCAAGAATGCAAGGAGAAAGATTAGGTTTAGAACTAGTTAGACCAAATCTAATTGAAAGATTGGAACTAGATAACCAAACTGGTATAGATGAAATAACTGTTCCAGAGGAATTTATTGGAAGATCTTTGAGAGATTTAAATTTGAGGAAAAATTATTTAGTCAATGTTCTTGCAGCTGGACCAGCTGAAGAGTTAACAGTTAATCCTCCCGCAAAATATATTTTGGAAAGAGGAAATATTTTGGTAGTTATGGGAAAAACTGCAGATTTACAGAAATTACCCCAAAATTAA
- a CDS encoding ribbon-helix-helix domain-containing protein, translated as MATRQNSTNGKPKSPRIQVVLPELVCEQLTILASNESRTVSNMAKVLIQEGIKKYFEKEGKSLVSEHNLNTDKFRDELEKQSVRRLKKAPQRIRYYKKSD; from the coding sequence ATGGCTACCCGTCAAAATTCAACAAATGGGAAGCCAAAATCCCCTAGAATACAAGTAGTTCTTCCAGAATTAGTATGTGAGCAACTAACTATCTTAGCAAGTAATGAATCTAGGACAGTTAGTAATATGGCAAAAGTTTTAATACAAGAAGGCATAAAAAAATATTTCGAGAAAGAGGGCAAATCACTGGTCTCAGAACATAATTTAAATACAGATAAATTTAGAGACGAACTTGAAAAGCAAAGCGTCAGAAGATTAAAAAAAGCTCCTCAAAGGATTAGATACTATAAAAAATCTGATTAA
- a CDS encoding alpha-D-glucose phosphate-specific phosphoglucomutase, producing the protein MTEVNVININSPFLDQKPGTSGLRKSTLKFQEEHYLEVFIEAILQSLEDLKGSTLVVGGDGRYGNVEAIEKIVQICIAHKVKKVIVPKYGLLSTPATSHLIRKECAIGGIILSASHNPGGIDGDFGVKLNISNGGPAPEIITNKIFKASQLLTSYKICKIQLPDFSEYGTYPYGETTLEIIDGLTDYSNLMEKIFDFDQISDFLKKDFSLIFDAMNAVTGPYAKNIFVEKMGLAPDCVMNGNPLKDFGGLHPDPNLTYASHLADLLLNKKSYSFGAACDGDGDRNMILGSGCFVNPSDSLAVLTANTKCVPGYKDGITGVARSMPTSSAVDNVARALNIPCFETPTGWKFFGNLLDSNLITLCGEESFGTGSNHVREKDGLWAVLYWLQVLAEKKCSVTDLMQNHWKQFGRNYYSRHDYEAIPSNIANQIFGNLTSMLENLKGNSFAGHLVKVADNFSYLDPVDNSISENQGLRLVLDDNSRVIVRLSGTGTKGATLRLYFEKFFDPQQNLSLNPQIALKPLIDDLDALLNISKLTQMETPTVIT; encoded by the coding sequence ATGACTGAAGTAAATGTAATAAATATCAATTCTCCTTTCTTAGATCAAAAACCAGGCACTTCTGGATTAAGAAAAAGTACTTTAAAGTTTCAGGAAGAACATTATCTAGAAGTTTTTATTGAAGCAATCTTACAATCATTAGAAGATTTAAAAGGTTCAACATTAGTAGTTGGTGGTGATGGTAGATATGGCAATGTTGAAGCAATAGAAAAAATTGTACAAATATGCATTGCTCATAAAGTTAAAAAGGTTATTGTTCCAAAATACGGTTTATTATCTACTCCTGCGACATCACATTTAATCAGAAAAGAATGCGCTATTGGTGGAATTATTCTTTCTGCGAGCCATAATCCAGGTGGCATAGATGGCGACTTTGGAGTGAAATTGAATATCTCTAATGGTGGCCCAGCTCCTGAGATAATTACTAATAAGATTTTCAAGGCTTCACAATTACTAACTAGTTATAAAATTTGCAAAATTCAATTACCTGATTTTAGTGAATATGGAACTTATCCTTATGGTGAAACTACCTTAGAAATTATTGATGGATTAACAGATTATTCTAATTTGATGGAAAAAATTTTTGACTTTGATCAAATTAGTGATTTTTTAAAAAAAGACTTCTCGTTAATCTTTGATGCAATGAATGCGGTTACAGGCCCATATGCAAAAAATATTTTTGTTGAAAAAATGGGTCTTGCTCCTGATTGTGTCATGAATGGTAACCCGTTAAAAGATTTTGGAGGTTTGCATCCTGATCCTAATCTTACTTATGCATCCCACTTGGCTGATTTGTTATTAAATAAAAAATCTTATAGTTTTGGTGCTGCATGCGATGGAGATGGAGATAGGAATATGATTTTAGGAAGTGGATGTTTTGTAAATCCTAGTGATAGCCTTGCAGTTCTCACTGCTAACACAAAATGTGTCCCTGGTTATAAAGATGGTATTACAGGTGTAGCAAGATCCATGCCAACCAGCTCAGCGGTTGATAATGTTGCTCGAGCATTAAATATACCCTGTTTCGAGACACCTACTGGCTGGAAGTTTTTTGGAAATCTTTTAGATTCTAATTTAATTACTTTATGTGGAGAAGAAAGTTTCGGAACAGGTAGTAATCATGTGAGAGAGAAAGATGGACTATGGGCAGTTTTGTATTGGCTACAAGTTTTAGCTGAGAAAAAATGTTCGGTAACTGATTTGATGCAGAATCATTGGAAACAATTTGGTAGGAATTATTATTCAAGACATGATTATGAGGCAATTCCCTCAAATATTGCTAATCAAATCTTTGGTAATCTAACTTCTATGCTCGAAAATTTAAAAGGAAATAGTTTTGCTGGCCATTTAGTTAAAGTTGCAGATAATTTTTCATATTTAGATCCCGTTGACAATTCCATAAGTGAAAATCAAGGTTTAAGATTGGTCCTTGATGATAATTCTCGAGTAATTGTGCGCCTTTCTGGAACTGGAACTAAAGGTGCAACATTAAGACTTTACTTTGAGAAATTTTTCGATCCCCAACAGAATCTTTCGTTAAATCCTCAGATCGCTTTGAAACCTCTAATAGATGATTTAGATGCTTTATTGAACATTTCAAAACTTACTCAAATGGAAACTCCTACAGTAATTACATAG
- a CDS encoding SLC13 family permease — protein MNLITVASNNFDAFITVVVLIMSIILFIKNTIAPELTGLLCVGIFIATGVLPPDKALAGFGSPSLITLMGLFAVSSALFKSGALDRVRELISSESIRTPRKLISLIAFLIAPISGIVPNTPVVASLLPLVEGWCERRNISPSKVLLPLSFATLLGGTLTLLGSSVNLLVSDISQQLGYGALELFSLTSIGIPVWLIGTTYMILVSDMLLPDRGRDKDFIKNGDMNVYFTEVTIPSESELVGQSVRNSRLQRRFDVDVLELQRNGKVILPPLADRKIEPDDRLIIRVTRADLFRLQQEHTILLGENKRSFGGTNIFSDDEGTKTFEALLPAGSTLAGASLRELRFRQRHNATVLALRRGQQTVQERLGQAVLRAGDVLLLQAPLDSIRGLQASNDLLILDQFEDDLPVLIKKPISIAIAIGMVLLPSFTNVPLVGSVLLAVIAMVAFGCLRPAEIQKSIRLDVILLLGSLSCFSVAMQVTGLADLIALNLNFVLNGMPMYFALVIIFISTVILTQFISNAASVALILPVAIELSNVLGISPGALIMLVLFGASQSFLTPMGYQTNLMVYGPGRYRFFDIAKYGAGLTLIMSFTVPALIILNFR, from the coding sequence ATGAATTTAATTACAGTTGCTAGTAATAATTTTGATGCCTTCATAACGGTAGTGGTTTTAATAATGTCAATAATTTTGTTTATCAAAAATACCATTGCACCAGAATTGACTGGTTTATTATGTGTTGGAATATTTATTGCTACAGGGGTTCTGCCCCCTGACAAAGCTTTAGCTGGCTTTGGAAGCCCATCCTTAATCACTCTTATGGGTTTATTTGCAGTTTCTTCTGCATTATTTAAAAGTGGTGCCTTAGACAGAGTAAGAGAATTGATTTCTTCTGAAAGTATTAGAACGCCAAGGAAATTAATTTCATTAATAGCTTTTTTGATTGCTCCAATATCTGGAATTGTACCTAATACACCAGTAGTGGCTTCATTATTACCTCTAGTAGAAGGTTGGTGTGAGCGGAGAAATATTTCACCATCTAAAGTATTGTTACCTCTTTCTTTTGCTACCTTATTAGGTGGAACTTTGACATTATTAGGTAGCTCAGTAAATCTTCTTGTAAGTGATATTAGTCAGCAATTAGGTTATGGAGCTTTAGAGTTATTTAGTTTGACTTCAATTGGAATTCCTGTGTGGCTCATAGGTACAACCTACATGATTTTAGTTTCTGACATGCTTTTGCCAGATAGAGGAAGAGACAAAGATTTTATTAAGAATGGTGACATGAATGTTTACTTTACTGAAGTTACTATTCCCTCTGAATCAGAACTAGTTGGCCAATCTGTTAGGAATAGTAGATTGCAAAGACGATTTGATGTTGACGTTCTCGAGTTGCAGCGAAATGGAAAAGTTATTCTCCCTCCTCTGGCGGATAGAAAGATTGAACCGGATGATAGATTGATAATTCGTGTAACAAGAGCAGATTTATTCAGACTGCAACAAGAACATACAATTTTGTTAGGAGAGAATAAAAGATCTTTTGGAGGAACTAATATTTTTTCTGATGATGAAGGTACTAAAACTTTTGAAGCTTTGTTACCGGCTGGGTCAACTCTCGCTGGTGCAAGTTTGAGAGAATTAAGATTCAGGCAGCGTCATAATGCAACAGTTTTGGCACTGAGAAGAGGTCAGCAAACTGTTCAAGAGAGATTAGGTCAAGCTGTTTTAAGGGCTGGAGATGTTCTATTATTGCAAGCTCCTTTAGACTCAATAAGAGGTTTGCAGGCTAGTAATGATTTGCTTATTTTAGATCAATTCGAAGATGATTTACCTGTCTTGATAAAAAAACCTATATCGATTGCCATTGCAATAGGAATGGTGCTTTTGCCCTCTTTTACAAATGTTCCATTAGTAGGGTCAGTGCTTTTAGCAGTTATTGCAATGGTTGCTTTTGGATGTTTAAGACCTGCAGAAATACAAAAATCAATTAGGTTAGACGTTATTTTATTGCTGGGTTCTTTATCATGTTTTAGTGTTGCTATGCAAGTCACAGGATTAGCAGATTTAATTGCACTAAATCTCAATTTTGTTCTCAATGGGATGCCTATGTATTTTGCACTAGTCATAATTTTTATATCGACCGTTATCCTTACCCAATTTATTAGTAATGCTGCTTCGGTTGCGTTGATTTTGCCTGTTGCTATTGAATTGTCAAATGTTTTAGGTATTTCGCCTGGAGCTTTAATAATGCTTGTTTTATTCGGTGCAAGTCAATCTTTCTTGACTCCAATGGGTTATCAAACAAATTTAATGGTTTACGGGCCAGGAAGATATAGATTTTTTGATATTGCAAAATACGGAGCTGGATTAACACTTATAATGTCTTTTACAGTACCAGCATTAATAATTTTAAATTTCAGATAA
- a CDS encoding phosphoadenylyl-sulfate reductase, translating into MIENIHKDIQPKLRKYNEELVDMTPHEMLIWGYKEFDNQFAITTSFGIQSSVLLNMVNQLCLQRKIKIFWIDTGYLPPETYHYAEKLINELSLEIKVLQSELSPARMEAIHGKLWETNKTSDLDKYHELRKIKPLEKGLGKYNVQCWASGVRSSQTENRNKMKFLDVIRGRLSLRPLLNWTNKDIFYYMEENKLPAHPLFSKGYSTVGDWHSSNPDGMDKKGRATRFGGIKQECGLHTNN; encoded by the coding sequence ATGATTGAAAACATCCACAAAGATATTCAACCTAAATTAAGGAAATACAATGAAGAGCTAGTAGATATGACTCCTCACGAAATGCTGATATGGGGTTATAAAGAGTTTGATAATCAATTTGCAATTACAACAAGTTTTGGTATACAGTCCTCAGTCCTTCTAAATATGGTCAATCAATTATGTCTGCAAAGAAAAATCAAAATATTTTGGATAGATACAGGTTACTTACCTCCAGAAACATACCATTACGCCGAAAAGCTTATTAACGAATTGTCCTTAGAAATAAAAGTTCTGCAAAGTGAATTATCCCCAGCAAGAATGGAAGCTATACACGGAAAACTGTGGGAAACCAATAAAACAAGTGATTTAGATAAGTATCATGAATTAAGAAAGATAAAACCTTTAGAAAAAGGTCTAGGCAAATATAATGTTCAATGCTGGGCAAGTGGTGTTAGATCAAGTCAAACAGAAAATAGAAACAAAATGAAATTCCTTGATGTAATTCGAGGAAGACTTTCTTTAAGGCCTTTATTAAATTGGACAAATAAAGATATTTTTTACTACATGGAAGAAAATAAGTTACCTGCTCATCCACTGTTTAGTAAAGGTTATTCTACTGTAGGAGATTGGCACTCCAGTAATCCTGATGGCATGGATAAAAAAGGTAGAGCTACAAGATTTGGGGGGATTAAACAAGAATGTGGATTACACACTAATAATTAA